A part of Cannabis sativa cultivar Pink pepper isolate KNU-18-1 chromosome 6, ASM2916894v1, whole genome shotgun sequence genomic DNA contains:
- the LOC133039463 gene encoding uncharacterized protein LOC133039463, which translates to MKDFKNRMTKDIIMPALKENDLGRLAQVPEKHPEIDAADWCKFVESRLTPEFLELSKVQRERSSKIQSRHRSGRSGMVNVREAVKKDLEVADPPRHRVWIKSRTKSRKLVTDYDKEIAEKIVSIY; encoded by the exons atgaaagacttcaagaataggatgacaaaagacatcataatgcccgcgttgaaagagaatgatctgggacgactggcacaagtccctgaaaagcacccggagatcgacgctgctgattggtgcaaatttgttgaaagtcgactaactcctgaatttctg gaattgagtaaggtgcaacgtgaacgttcctcaaaaattcaatccagacatcgaagtggtcggagtggaatggtgaacgtacgggaagctgtg aaaaaggacctcgaagttgcagatcctccccgccaccgtgtttggattaaatctcgcaccaagagtagaaaacttgtcactgattacgacaaggaaattgccgagaagatagtaagtatatattaa